One Chthoniobacterales bacterium genomic region harbors:
- a CDS encoding DegT/DnrJ/EryC1/StrS family aminotransferase encodes MSTSEATLPSRAASRVAEYVDVFMNEPLAFRGQQLRGTGPIHEFEGLLAKRCGFPFCVSTCNATTALLVVAIAAKLRGREVICPPNNWAATFGLLEFAGAKLIRAEADELRNICPRSVESLMSAATAAVLAADWKGERHQVEMIAVACRHNGCLYIEDTSYIPPERSESDRASVADVQVISFGPGKPLSLGEGGAILTRSSAIYETAVALSQHPERCRAEGIKPMSGHQFLNARMHPLAAILGVELLKQQANSPSRFV; translated from the coding sequence ATGTCAACGTCTGAAGCGACATTACCATCTAGAGCAGCCAGCCGCGTCGCAGAATACGTCGATGTGTTCATGAATGAACCGCTAGCGTTTCGCGGACAACAGTTGCGCGGCACAGGCCCCATTCACGAATTCGAAGGGTTGCTCGCCAAGCGCTGTGGATTTCCGTTTTGCGTCTCCACCTGCAATGCTACGACTGCGCTGCTTGTCGTTGCGATAGCGGCCAAACTTCGTGGACGCGAGGTAATCTGTCCGCCAAATAACTGGGCGGCCACCTTCGGGCTATTAGAGTTCGCGGGCGCAAAGCTCATCCGTGCTGAGGCCGACGAACTGCGGAACATTTGTCCAAGGTCCGTTGAAAGTCTCATGTCAGCAGCGACAGCGGCCGTCCTCGCCGCCGATTGGAAGGGAGAGCGGCATCAGGTGGAGATGATCGCAGTCGCCTGTCGCCACAACGGATGCCTCTATATTGAAGACACTTCTTACATTCCGCCTGAACGCTCGGAAAGCGACAGAGCTTCGGTCGCTGACGTTCAAGTAATCTCGTTCGGACCGGGAAAACCCCTCAGCCTCGGTGAAGGCGGGGCGATACTCACCCGCTCCTCGGCAATTTACGAGACCGCCGTGGCCTTAAGCCAGCATCCTGAACGGTGCCGCGCCGAAGGCATCAAGCCGATGTCAGGTCATCAGTTTCTAAATGCCCGAATGCATCCGCTCGCAGCGATTCTGGGCGTCGAGCTGTTGAAACAACAAGCAAACTCACCGAGCCGATTTGTCTGA
- a CDS encoding sigma-70 family RNA polymerase sigma factor: protein MRVHCEVSECASISTKDFQSNVFAAVGTIALSSVIPPKRMSIFDRPDLPRPACFDKSGIDWTPEEFHKCVHYLFSGCNLTKNVALAKSNWTHHLQDAEDALHDYYASTFFARKTVARFNPAAGSFESWHNTMFAFGGKHFRFPFLRSWCLKRSRYGRAKLLSPEEWEFLFNEVESEGRGPDDSTEMKDKMKALDECLDKLSESDRDYVSRFGGHRGPEEEKHREICNALSISEPAGRKRLSRAREKLRRCLRDRGITMS from the coding sequence ATGAGAGTTCACTGCGAAGTCTCCGAATGTGCCTCGATTTCAACCAAGGATTTTCAAAGTAATGTGTTTGCGGCGGTTGGCACGATTGCACTATCTTCCGTCATCCCGCCAAAACGCATGTCTATCTTTGATCGGCCCGACCTTCCGCGTCCCGCTTGCTTTGATAAATCGGGCATTGATTGGACGCCTGAGGAATTCCACAAGTGCGTTCATTATCTTTTTAGTGGATGCAATCTCACGAAAAACGTTGCTTTGGCAAAGTCCAATTGGACTCATCACCTGCAAGATGCAGAAGATGCACTGCATGATTACTACGCAAGCACCTTCTTTGCGCGCAAAACTGTCGCGCGGTTCAATCCGGCGGCGGGCAGTTTTGAATCTTGGCATAACACGATGTTTGCATTTGGTGGCAAACACTTTCGTTTTCCCTTTCTAAGAAGTTGGTGCCTGAAGCGCTCTCGATATGGCCGCGCCAAACTGCTATCACCGGAGGAATGGGAATTCCTGTTCAATGAAGTCGAGAGCGAAGGACGTGGACCGGATGATTCTACAGAAATGAAGGATAAGATGAAGGCGCTGGACGAGTGTCTCGATAAATTAAGTGAGTCGGATCGGGACTACGTATCTCGTTTCGGCGGGCATCGTGGACCCGAGGAGGAGAAACATCGCGAAATATGTAATGCTTTGAGCATAAGCGAACCTGCGGGTCGAAAGAGGCTATCGCGGGCGCGAGAGAAATTGCGACGATGCCTTAGGGACCGCGGAATCACAATGTCGTGA
- a CDS encoding T6SS effector amidase Tae4 family protein, whose translation MTGCTVPGCPFHDDGSGTPAIFFCALNLSDAILRAGHTLPPASNVNYCTHANPRVRNADGMARIVRAKNGGAIDVSGWANRPSWQGIVYFEGGPDLQNATGHIDLWNGTQGVHAQYPTATTIWFWRLAA comes from the coding sequence ATGACAGGTTGCACAGTTCCTGGATGTCCATTTCACGATGATGGCAGCGGCACGCCGGCAATTTTCTTTTGCGCGTTGAATCTCTCTGACGCAATTCTGCGGGCTGGTCATACGCTCCCGCCAGCGAGCAATGTGAATTACTGCACCCATGCGAATCCGCGCGTGCGCAACGCTGATGGTATGGCGCGCATCGTCCGGGCCAAGAATGGAGGTGCGATCGATGTGTCGGGTTGGGCAAACCGACCATCCTGGCAAGGAATCGTCTACTTTGAGGGGGGCCCCGACTTGCAGAACGCGACGGGCCACATTGACCTTTGGAACGGGACACAGGGAGTGCATGCGCAATATCCCACGGCGACTACGATCTGGTTCTGGCGCCTGGCGGCCTGA
- a CDS encoding PLP-dependent transferase has protein sequence MTRLLQRRQQPNQEIQTDDQVSLRAKASDRDQDEREFLRYFTCLADGLDQELRQRINRTAIRTREIDSWNSSLSDFRRFIAQLSESQLCGGTVADVIAQYEQLARKKGCTLNNVAEVARAYESMDAFWNDVSAQSRGDSSHTYWDTYEHGRRRQLEHLLAQMYGSEDGLLLNSGMSGIAVVCEMLNLRPGDTVVTGERSYFEITDFLDRFVSERGIRVVRVPVGDFQKVIAALQESKPRLVIIETVTNVPSVDVPENVPAWLEAAKQALFLIDNSVQSHLTCWFSILPQHERLIILESGVKYLAHHCMAGILYGNRTTLERARNYARVAGQQLQEKAFNFINVAETEHLPEKLARHTQNVRLFHQTLQPYARCFSLMNVLDSTATHGAANTIFDEGIGALLFVALPHDSGNANTAHRRLLDDWRQGAAQNGLIVQIRCGFGWNQTTARVYESGFLNQPDAPTYLRVSVGIEPQWIVRSLAETLGKTALAISQVKLSAVHTSGSSEGSTEVQLFYPGFVA, from the coding sequence ATGACGCGACTACTCCAACGGCGTCAGCAGCCAAATCAAGAGATTCAAACTGATGACCAAGTTAGTCTTCGGGCAAAGGCAAGCGATAGGGATCAGGACGAGAGAGAGTTTTTACGTTACTTCACGTGCCTGGCCGACGGCCTTGATCAGGAATTGCGCCAACGCATTAACCGCACAGCAATTCGGACGCGCGAGATTGATTCATGGAATTCAAGTCTTTCTGATTTTCGTCGTTTTATTGCGCAGCTTTCCGAGTCACAGCTATGCGGCGGAACCGTTGCGGATGTAATCGCTCAATATGAGCAACTCGCTCGAAAAAAAGGCTGCACGCTAAACAATGTCGCTGAGGTCGCGCGCGCGTACGAAAGCATGGACGCGTTTTGGAATGATGTTAGCGCGCAATCTCGTGGCGATAGTTCACACACGTATTGGGACACATACGAACATGGTCGTCGCCGCCAGTTGGAGCACCTACTTGCACAGATGTATGGCAGTGAAGACGGATTACTCCTGAACAGTGGAATGTCGGGAATCGCCGTTGTCTGCGAAATGCTAAATCTGCGTCCCGGCGACACAGTAGTAACAGGCGAGCGTTCCTACTTCGAAATCACCGATTTTCTCGACCGCTTCGTTTCAGAACGGGGAATCCGTGTTGTTCGAGTTCCAGTAGGCGATTTCCAAAAAGTAATTGCGGCCTTACAAGAATCCAAACCGCGTCTGGTGATTATCGAAACGGTAACGAATGTTCCGAGTGTTGATGTGCCTGAGAATGTTCCAGCATGGCTCGAGGCAGCGAAGCAGGCTTTATTCTTAATCGACAATTCCGTTCAAAGTCATCTGACCTGCTGGTTTTCCATTCTGCCGCAACACGAACGACTCATTATTTTGGAAAGCGGAGTTAAATATCTTGCGCATCATTGCATGGCCGGCATTCTTTACGGCAACCGGACAACATTGGAACGAGCGCGCAACTACGCGCGAGTAGCTGGCCAGCAATTGCAGGAAAAGGCGTTTAATTTTATCAACGTGGCAGAGACCGAGCACCTGCCTGAAAAACTAGCGCGGCATACGCAAAACGTGCGACTTTTTCATCAAACACTCCAGCCGTACGCTCGATGCTTTTCATTAATGAACGTGCTCGATTCGACAGCGACACACGGCGCGGCGAATACGATCTTCGACGAAGGTATCGGGGCGTTACTCTTTGTCGCGCTGCCTCATGACAGCGGGAACGCAAACACCGCTCATCGGCGTTTGCTCGACGATTGGCGTCAAGGAGCCGCTCAAAATGGGCTCATCGTTCAAATTCGTTGCGGCTTTGGATGGAATCAGACCACTGCGCGTGTCTACGAATCCGGTTTCTTAAACCAACCAGATGCGCCGACGTACTTGCGAGTCTCGGTCGGAATTGAACCGCAATGGATTGTTCGCAGTTTGGCGGAGACTCTGGGCAAGACAGCGCTCGCGATCAGCCAGGTGAAATTGTCGGCCGTTCATACGAGCGGAAGCTCAGAAGGTTCCACTGAGGTCCAGCTCTTTTATCCAGGTTTTGTTGCATAG
- a CDS encoding response regulator has product MRYSIRILIAEDIKEWRTALREELHDRFHAIRHYREVEIDTVEDGDQAIDYVRKRKYDLAALDVGLGKTPDPSGLDVLEMIEEQNAAFFVALVTGAATDSSLVKRYGPDAAAVMQVGLQCEAAKRFAPDRIRVVNKPPTGGFEKRWGAVKAALDSVIEAFEYAAAWRYVFRPINQGGKLWEARWNGGPYVRIGDMAGFAEVRYILKSVDREDELTVNEMMDRVRESLSRRRGGGKRKGKAKAGSEPDTAAKQTLVLDDVVKMLREGWRSGEITEDALADWQEYLGSKQIEKVGQFFQRKGGDETLVKALNGMLKDATKNGEKFDGKVRLVPRRPGNQNRADDAEDPNRERNLGAFRQQWRRVKARLSEVGLEGMAEHFEATIDRGDRNPGRCPYDANLAVRWVLD; this is encoded by the coding sequence ATGAGATATTCGATCCGCATCTTAATCGCGGAGGACATCAAAGAGTGGCGTACCGCGCTGCGAGAGGAGTTGCACGATCGTTTCCACGCCATTCGCCACTATCGCGAGGTCGAAATCGATACAGTTGAAGACGGCGACCAAGCGATCGATTACGTAAGAAAACGGAAATATGATCTCGCTGCTCTCGATGTTGGCTTGGGGAAAACACCTGATCCAAGCGGACTGGACGTTTTGGAGATGATCGAGGAACAAAACGCCGCCTTTTTTGTGGCGCTAGTAACCGGAGCCGCCACCGACTCGTCTCTTGTGAAACGTTACGGACCGGACGCAGCGGCTGTTATGCAGGTTGGCTTGCAGTGCGAAGCGGCCAAACGTTTCGCGCCCGACAGAATCCGAGTGGTGAACAAGCCACCGACCGGAGGGTTCGAAAAACGGTGGGGCGCCGTGAAAGCTGCTCTGGACAGTGTGATAGAAGCATTCGAGTACGCCGCTGCATGGCGATATGTCTTCCGTCCAATAAATCAAGGCGGCAAATTATGGGAAGCCCGTTGGAATGGTGGTCCATACGTCCGGATCGGGGACATGGCCGGCTTCGCCGAAGTTCGTTACATCCTCAAGAGCGTCGATCGTGAAGACGAACTCACAGTCAATGAAATGATGGACCGAGTGAGAGAATCCCTCAGTCGGCGCAGAGGAGGTGGCAAGCGTAAGGGAAAAGCGAAGGCAGGCTCAGAGCCGGACACAGCTGCAAAACAAACTTTGGTGCTTGACGATGTGGTCAAAATGCTCCGCGAGGGCTGGCGAAGCGGCGAGATTACCGAAGATGCCTTGGCAGATTGGCAGGAATACCTAGGCTCCAAACAAATAGAGAAGGTTGGACAATTCTTTCAGCGCAAGGGAGGCGACGAAACACTAGTGAAAGCGTTGAATGGCATGCTCAAAGACGCGACTAAGAACGGTGAGAAATTTGATGGCAAGGTTCGCTTGGTTCCGCGAAGGCCCGGCAATCAAAACCGCGCCGACGATGCTGAAGATCCTAATCGTGAGCGGAACCTAGGAGCATTCCGACAGCAGTGGAGGCGGGTTAAGGCAAGGCTTTCAGAGGTAGGCTTAGAAGGAATGGCGGAACATTTCGAAGCAACGATTGACCGCGGGGACCGCAACCCGGGCCGTTGCCCATACGATGCCAACCTCGCTGTCCGATGGGTGCTGGATTGA
- a CDS encoding AAA family ATPase — protein sequence MSANAKDNMSIPTERTATAIDPIINAYRSGHQTVLLSGRSLFDLHINERGELRPLRHTLIRRAREEFGMTTLLYNLALGPRWSWEGFDGKERRDFESKLEAARVPLYEEVRNNITGRPPHERAVDLLKSIQQTIEQGSDIPPVLALLEWGEDLVPDSERGAINDWIMQMNELLVMIGSDYLRRRHPFLMVLAGTPERMDRRVVNSLQPVHLAQPERDEKTLFIQMLRGMPHLKGASYEEGLDDSAVANLTARTPNQSLEEAFFESDRTGRPITHTRIVERKRADVVALSEGTMTLLDAERVAGIKLVGRTIEHVLTLLLRWAQGLKQGDPLTPMNILLAGAPSSAKTDLALFAALMSQTPAYALLSPKGSLVGQTEKLVRLLFRIFKELSPAFGVIDEITEAWQTQRNSTNLDSGASDSVLAEMLTALSDSSRAGRTLLIATTNCPWKIGAAAADRFMFVPVLSALEEDFSAILCAIGERLLPDADWDASSAEVKNAATVFYRKNATPRTMRSILSSKIASGEERVLRHLLPKAAADCAPRHPRDRASAEYADLYAISVCSDLALLPWHNRIFDYPLPAYLKGIVSETDGTIDIDRLNRRIEELRPNVNV from the coding sequence ATGAGCGCAAACGCCAAAGACAACATGAGCATACCCACCGAACGCACAGCCACCGCAATTGACCCGATCATCAACGCGTACCGGTCCGGCCATCAGACCGTCCTTCTGTCTGGTCGATCGCTGTTTGATCTACACATCAATGAGCGTGGCGAATTACGTCCGCTGCGTCACACGTTGATCCGACGCGCACGAGAGGAGTTCGGCATGACTACGCTTCTCTACAATCTCGCCTTGGGACCTCGCTGGAGTTGGGAAGGTTTCGACGGCAAAGAAAGGCGCGACTTCGAATCAAAGTTGGAAGCGGCGAGGGTTCCTCTATATGAGGAAGTCCGCAACAACATCACAGGGCGTCCCCCTCACGAACGTGCGGTCGATTTGCTGAAGTCGATCCAACAGACCATCGAGCAGGGCTCGGATATTCCGCCCGTGTTGGCGCTTTTGGAATGGGGTGAAGACTTGGTGCCGGATTCGGAACGCGGAGCAATCAACGATTGGATCATGCAAATGAATGAGCTGCTGGTCATGATAGGCAGCGATTACTTGCGCCGGAGGCATCCCTTTCTCATGGTCTTGGCGGGCACTCCGGAACGGATGGACCGTCGTGTTGTGAACAGCCTTCAACCTGTTCATCTCGCGCAACCCGAACGCGACGAGAAGACACTCTTCATCCAAATGTTGCGCGGGATGCCGCATCTCAAAGGCGCTTCCTACGAGGAAGGCTTAGACGATTCCGCGGTAGCTAATCTAACGGCTCGGACGCCAAACCAGAGCCTCGAGGAAGCATTCTTCGAATCCGATCGCACCGGTCGTCCCATCACGCACACTCGCATTGTCGAACGCAAACGCGCGGATGTTGTCGCCTTATCGGAAGGCACAATGACACTTCTTGATGCCGAGCGAGTCGCCGGGATCAAGCTTGTGGGACGAACCATAGAACATGTTCTGACTCTCCTATTAAGATGGGCGCAAGGTCTCAAACAAGGCGATCCGCTCACCCCAATGAATATTCTCCTCGCAGGAGCACCTTCGTCGGCTAAGACCGATCTGGCCCTATTCGCCGCACTCATGTCTCAAACGCCAGCCTATGCACTCTTAAGTCCAAAAGGCTCGTTAGTGGGCCAAACTGAAAAACTGGTTCGTCTGCTTTTCCGTATTTTCAAAGAACTGAGTCCAGCATTCGGCGTGATTGATGAAATTACCGAGGCATGGCAAACGCAGCGAAACAGCACAAATCTCGATTCTGGCGCGTCGGATTCAGTACTCGCTGAAATGCTAACCGCACTCTCGGATTCGTCGCGAGCAGGCCGCACGCTGCTGATAGCCACTACAAACTGTCCGTGGAAAATTGGCGCGGCAGCTGCGGACCGATTTATGTTCGTACCCGTTCTTTCAGCACTGGAAGAAGATTTCTCTGCGATCCTATGTGCCATCGGCGAAAGGCTGCTTCCAGACGCGGACTGGGATGCGAGCAGCGCCGAGGTCAAAAACGCAGCTACTGTATTTTATCGCAAGAACGCAACTCCTAGGACAATGCGCTCAATCCTTTCCTCCAAGATCGCCAGCGGAGAGGAGCGAGTGCTGCGGCACCTACTTCCCAAGGCAGCTGCAGATTGTGCACCTCGCCATCCCCGAGATCGAGCGAGTGCCGAATACGCAGACTTGTACGCGATCAGCGTTTGTTCAGACTTGGCCTTACTTCCCTGGCACAATCGAATCTTTGACTATCCATTACCGGCTTACCTAAAGGGAATCGTGAGCGAAACCGACGGCACGATTGATATCGATCGGTTGAATCGTCGGATTGAGGAGCTCAGACCCAATGTCAACGTCTGA